A genomic stretch from Aedes albopictus strain Foshan chromosome 2, AalbF5, whole genome shotgun sequence includes:
- the LOC115259308 gene encoding uncharacterized protein LOC115259308, protein MKSFICGVVIVVLSVLLVIVNASPVKEVEIVQVEDVPAPLESVDRAKRQLLVGALLGGGQPGYGHGGYGHGGYGHGGYGHGGYGHGGYGGHGHGGHGGYGHGHGHGHGGHDYGHHGHHRG, encoded by the coding sequence ATGAAGTCGTTTATCTGTGGAGTGGTGATTGTGGTCCTGAGTGTCCTGTTGGTGATAGTAAATGCCAGTCCGGTGAAGGAGGTCGAAATCGTGCAAGTTGAAGATGTTCCAGCGCCCTTGGAGTCCGTAGACCGTGCAAAACGTCAGCTTCTGGTCGGAGCGCTTCTGGGAGGTGGACAACCTGGATACGGCCATGGAGGATATGGTCACGGTGGTTACGGACACGGTGGCTACGGGCACGGTGGATACGGTCATGGCGGTTACGGCGGCCATGGTCATGGTGGACACGGAGGTTACGGTCATGGACACGGACATGGTCATGGAGGTCATGACTATGGACATCATGGGCACCATAGAGGCTAA